From Deinococcus planocerae, one genomic window encodes:
- the topA gene encoding type I DNA topoisomerase, with product MSRTLVIVESPAKAKTIEKYLGRGYAVESSIGHIRDLPRSAADVPEKYKGKAWARLGLDVEDNFKPLYVVSPEKRQQVAKLRKLASEADEIILATDDDREGESIAWHLYQELKPKVPVKRMVFHEITKDAIQHAIAHPRQIDTNLVEAQEARRALDRLYGYEVSPVLWKKVAPKLSAGRVQSVATRMLVERERERMRFVSGTWWDLLVTAATRGGETFPARLTDVEGVRLATGKDFDPLTGKVKKGTEVRLLDEAAARALADGLTGQTLTVTSAEEKPFTQRPYAPFITSTLQQEGSRKLGFAATRTMRAAQRLYEQGYITYMRTDSTNLSQEAINAARTQVKAMYGQPYLSPQPRVYAKKAKNAQEAHEAIRPAGSSFRTPESLRGELSGDEWRLYDLIWKRTVASQMADARGRSLRVRLAGKATGGEEVGLSASGRTIDFPGFLRAYVEGRDDPNAALEDRETPLPPLKEGDHVNAESAKPEGHETQPPARYTEASLVQTLEGAGIGRPSTYASILGTIQERGYAVKKGQALVPTWTAFATSALLEHHFGRLVDYDFTARMEEDLDDIAGGRAQRVPYLRRFYLGENGEGMALRPLIDSKMGEIDARGIATIHVPKLDGSGIEVRVGRYGPYMQRGEEKTNLPDDLAPDELTAEKAAELMSRPTGDRVIGTDEATGHPVVARAGRYGPYVTLGDGNPPIRSASLFPGDDLGTITVERALRLLSLPRLVGVSEGEEIWAQNGKFGPYLKRGNDSRSLAAHEQLFTVSLPEAEALFMQPRFRARGAAAGPLKTFEYEGRAPVQLKSGRYGPYLTDGERNATLRKGEEEGNLTAERALEILEERGKEPKSKAGKPGRRTATAKASGTKASGAKSTARKSTAARTAAPKTPARKAPASKTSTRKPAAKATPTRAKAPAKTALTWADLKPHLGVLSEQERALVTATRDQGRKVEEVALTLGLDVKKAKGMALQASKKLNQAARGE from the coding sequence ATGTCCAGAACCCTCGTGATCGTCGAGTCGCCCGCCAAGGCCAAAACCATCGAGAAGTACCTCGGCAGGGGGTACGCGGTGGAGTCCTCCATCGGGCACATCCGCGACCTGCCCAGGAGCGCCGCCGACGTTCCCGAGAAGTACAAGGGCAAGGCCTGGGCCCGGCTCGGCCTCGATGTGGAGGACAACTTCAAGCCCCTCTACGTCGTCTCGCCCGAGAAGCGCCAGCAGGTCGCCAAGCTCCGCAAGTTGGCTTCCGAGGCCGACGAGATCATCCTGGCGACCGACGACGACCGCGAGGGCGAGAGCATCGCGTGGCACCTCTACCAGGAACTCAAGCCCAAGGTGCCCGTCAAGCGGATGGTCTTCCACGAGATCACCAAGGACGCCATCCAGCACGCGATCGCCCACCCCCGCCAGATCGACACCAACCTCGTCGAGGCGCAGGAGGCCCGCCGGGCGCTCGACCGCCTCTACGGCTACGAGGTCAGCCCCGTCCTGTGGAAGAAGGTCGCCCCCAAGCTCAGCGCGGGCCGGGTGCAGTCGGTGGCGACCCGGATGCTCGTCGAGCGCGAGCGCGAGCGGATGCGCTTCGTCAGTGGGACGTGGTGGGACCTGCTCGTGACGGCGGCGACGAGGGGCGGTGAGACTTTCCCCGCCCGCCTCACTGACGTGGAGGGCGTGCGGCTGGCGACGGGCAAGGACTTCGACCCGCTCACCGGCAAGGTGAAGAAGGGGACAGAGGTGCGGCTGCTGGACGAAGCGGCGGCTCGTGCCCTCGCTGACGGCCTGACGGGGCAGACGCTGACCGTCACCTCCGCCGAGGAGAAGCCCTTTACCCAGCGGCCCTACGCGCCCTTCATCACCTCCACCCTTCAGCAGGAGGGAAGCCGCAAGCTGGGCTTCGCCGCCACCCGCACCATGCGCGCGGCGCAGCGGCTGTACGAGCAGGGATACATCACCTATATGCGAACGGACTCGACCAACCTCTCGCAGGAGGCGATCAACGCGGCGAGAACCCAGGTCAAGGCGATGTACGGGCAGCCCTACCTCAGCCCCCAGCCGCGGGTATACGCGAAGAAGGCGAAGAACGCCCAGGAGGCCCACGAGGCGATCCGACCCGCCGGGTCGAGCTTCCGCACGCCCGAGTCCTTGCGCGGCGAGCTGAGCGGCGACGAGTGGCGGCTGTATGACCTGATCTGGAAGCGCACGGTGGCCTCCCAGATGGCGGACGCGCGGGGCCGGAGCCTGCGGGTGCGCCTGGCTGGCAAGGCGACGGGTGGGGAAGAGGTGGGCCTGAGCGCCTCGGGCCGCACCATTGACTTCCCCGGCTTCCTGCGTGCCTACGTCGAGGGCCGCGACGACCCGAACGCCGCATTGGAGGACCGCGAGACGCCTCTGCCCCCGCTCAAGGAGGGCGACCACGTGAATGCCGAGTCCGCCAAGCCGGAAGGCCACGAGACCCAGCCGCCCGCCCGCTACACCGAGGCTTCACTGGTGCAGACGCTGGAGGGGGCCGGTATAGGTCGCCCCTCCACCTACGCGAGCATCCTCGGCACCATTCAGGAGCGCGGGTACGCGGTCAAGAAGGGGCAGGCGCTTGTGCCCACCTGGACGGCCTTTGCCACGTCCGCGCTGCTGGAGCACCACTTCGGGCGGCTGGTGGACTACGACTTCACGGCGCGGATGGAGGAAGACCTCGACGACATCGCGGGGGGGCGGGCGCAGCGGGTGCCGTACCTGCGCCGCTTCTACCTGGGCGAGAACGGGGAGGGGATGGCGCTGCGGCCCCTGATCGACTCCAAGATGGGCGAGATCGACGCGCGGGGCATCGCCACCATCCATGTTCCCAAGCTCGACGGCTCGGGCATCGAGGTGCGGGTGGGCCGCTACGGGCCGTACATGCAGCGGGGCGAGGAGAAGACCAACCTTCCCGACGACCTCGCGCCGGACGAGTTGACTGCCGAAAAGGCCGCCGAACTCATGAGCCGCCCGACCGGCGACCGGGTGATCGGGACAGACGAGGCGACCGGGCATCCCGTGGTTGCGCGTGCGGGTCGCTATGGGCCTTACGTCACGCTAGGCGACGGCAACCCGCCCATTCGCTCGGCGAGTCTGTTTCCTGGCGACGACCTAGGCACGATCACCGTAGAGCGGGCCCTGCGCCTCCTGAGCCTCCCGCGCCTCGTGGGCGTCTCTGAGGGGGAGGAAATCTGGGCGCAGAACGGCAAGTTCGGGCCGTATCTCAAGCGCGGCAACGACAGCCGCAGCCTCGCCGCCCACGAGCAACTGTTCACCGTGTCGCTGCCCGAGGCCGAGGCCCTTTTCATGCAGCCGCGCTTCCGGGCGAGGGGTGCCGCCGCCGGTCCCCTGAAGACCTTCGAGTACGAGGGCCGCGCCCCCGTCCAGCTCAAGTCGGGCCGCTACGGGCCTTACCTGACGGACGGCGAGCGCAACGCGACCCTGCGCAAGGGGGAGGAGGAAGGCAACCTCACCGCCGAGCGTGCCCTGGAGATTCTGGAGGAGCGCGGCAAGGAACCCAAGAGCAAGGCGGGGAAACCGGGCCGCAGGACGGCGACCGCGAAGGCCAGCGGGACGAAGGCGAGCGGTGCGAAGTCCACGGCCCGCAAGAGTACGGCGGCCCGAACCGCAGCGCCGAAGACTCCTGCCCGGAAAGCCCCCGCGAGCAAGACCAGCACGAGGAAACCCGCTGCGAAGGCCACTCCAACCCGGGCCAAGGCTCCCGCCAAGACCGCCCTCACCTGGGCCGACCTCAAGCCGCACCTCGGCGTGCTGAGCGAGCAGGAACGCGCCCTCGTCACCGCCACCCGCGACCAGGGCCGCAAGGTGGAGGAGGTCGCCCTCACCCTCGGCCTCGACGTGAAGAAGGCGAAGGGTATGGCGCTCCAGGCGAGCAAGAAGCTCAATCAGGCGGCGCGCGGGGAGTAG
- a CDS encoding aminoglycoside phosphotransferase family protein yields the protein MTKPPNTGKMHEGEVETSAALVRSLLTAQFPHWADLPLSRVQSAGTDNAIYRLGDDLAVRLPRIHWATGQIDKEFRWLPRLAPLLPLTLPVPMAKGEPGEGYPWPWGVYTWLPGENATPARLADPNQAAVDLAGFILALQRIDPAGGPLPEPLGRGVPLATRDAFTREHIARLPGDLDAGTITAAWEHALRAPAWDRPPVWIHGDLQAGNLLAAHGRLRAVIDFGALQVGDPACELAVAWRMLDAEAREVFRAALSCDEATWARARGWALSVAVVEVAYYLHTNPVMVAAARHTLAEALSDHERGA from the coding sequence ATGACGAAGCCTCCAAACACCGGGAAGATGCACGAGGGCGAGGTGGAGACGAGCGCCGCGCTGGTGCGCAGTCTGTTGACGGCGCAGTTCCCGCATTGGGCCGACCTTCCGCTCAGCCGCGTCCAGTCGGCGGGAACGGACAACGCGATCTACCGGCTGGGGGACGACCTCGCGGTGAGGCTCCCGCGCATCCACTGGGCGACCGGGCAGATCGACAAGGAGTTCCGCTGGCTGCCGAGGCTGGCTCCCCTCCTGCCCCTGACCCTCCCGGTGCCGATGGCGAAGGGGGAACCGGGTGAAGGCTACCCCTGGCCGTGGGGCGTCTACACGTGGCTGCCCGGTGAGAACGCCACACCCGCACGTCTCGCCGACCCCAATCAGGCCGCCGTGGACCTCGCCGGGTTCATCCTGGCCCTCCAGCGAATCGACCCGGCGGGCGGACCCCTTCCCGAACCGCTTGGCCGGGGCGTGCCCCTCGCCACGCGGGACGCCTTCACCCGCGAGCACATCGCCCGGCTGCCCGGGGACCTCGACGCGGGGACCATCACCGCCGCCTGGGAGCACGCCCTCCGCGCCCCCGCCTGGGACCGCCCGCCCGTGTGGATTCACGGGGACCTTCAGGCCGGGAATCTCCTGGCCGCGCATGGTCGCCTCCGCGCCGTGATCGACTTCGGGGCCTTGCAGGTCGGCGACCCCGCCTGCGAACTGGCCGTGGCCTGGAGGATGCTGGACGCCGAGGCCAGGGAGGTCTTCCGCGCCGCCCTGTCCTGCGACGAGGCGACCTGGGCGCGGGCCCGGGGCTGGGCTCTCTCGGTCGCGGTGGTGGAAGTGGCGTACTACCTCCACACCAACCCCGTCATGGTGGCCGCTGCCCGGCACACCCTCGCCGAGGCGCTGTCCGACCACGAACGCGGCGCGTAA
- a CDS encoding endonuclease/exonuclease/phosphatase family protein — MRLAWAYLLTVALAWLLGEFVGERTVPTLLLAYLPAVGWVLPAPFVLAWTVWRRRGVGVAGAGTLLALAGAGFLHWRPQEGGTLRVVTYNVARGTLGTPGQIAGALRAADADVILLQETNFVRPGFGPELLAALPGYRVTAAREVTTLTRLPVLATRTHPVPGSGRAFLETEVRWRGQNVRVVNAHLSTVLVSSALRGDLATVRRTRDVRAAQVALLTEIAARQPGPLLLGGDLNTPPRGPIYRQLRGTFGPDAHGVAGRGPGWTFPSLFLRIDHLMARGLTPTRARVLPGAGSDHRPLLAEYP; from the coding sequence ATGCGGCTGGCGTGGGCGTACCTGTTGACCGTGGCCCTCGCGTGGCTCCTCGGGGAATTCGTGGGCGAGCGGACGGTGCCCACCCTCCTGCTCGCCTACCTCCCGGCGGTGGGGTGGGTGCTGCCCGCGCCCTTCGTGCTGGCCTGGACGGTGTGGAGACGGCGGGGCGTGGGCGTCGCCGGGGCGGGGACGCTGCTCGCGCTGGCGGGGGCGGGCTTCCTCCACTGGCGGCCCCAGGAAGGCGGCACGCTGCGGGTCGTCACCTACAACGTGGCGCGGGGGACGCTGGGCACGCCGGGCCAGATCGCGGGGGCGCTGCGGGCGGCGGACGCGGACGTGATCTTGCTTCAGGAGACGAATTTCGTGAGGCCGGGCTTCGGGCCCGAGCTGCTCGCCGCCCTGCCCGGCTACCGGGTGACGGCGGCGCGGGAGGTGACGACCCTGACGCGCCTGCCCGTGCTCGCCACGCGGACCCACCCGGTCCCAGGCAGCGGGCGGGCCTTCCTCGAAACCGAGGTGCGTTGGCGGGGGCAGAACGTGAGGGTCGTCAACGCCCACCTGAGCACCGTCCTCGTCTCCAGCGCCCTGCGCGGCGACCTCGCCACGGTGCGGCGCACCCGGGACGTGCGGGCGGCGCAGGTGGCCCTCCTCACGGAGATTGCCGCGCGGCAGCCGGGCCCGCTCCTGCTGGGCGGCGACCTGAACACTCCTCCCCGCGGGCCGATCTACCGCCAGCTTCGTGGGACCTTCGGCCCGGACGCGCACGGGGTCGCCGGGCGCGGCCCGGGCTGGACCTTCCCCAGTCTCTTCCTGCGCATTGATCACCTGATGGCGCGCGGCCTGACGCCCACCCGCGCCCGCGTCCTGCCCGGGGCGGGGAGCGACCACCGCCCGCTGCTCGCCGAGTACCCCTGA
- the hflX gene encoding GTPase HflX, translating into MHGNTSGLRPAQLKSLGNLYRRRIEPGRVGSPELARNLAELSDDVRREVSVLIDRRGRVISVSVADAKGAELPDLRLGENRLAGFHLLHTHPRGGGLSKGDLSTLFLRRLDAVSAIEVRNEGQPGLVHTAHLTPPGTVGEEEDWRILDPVPSFQIDSFDLGAQVSALEEEMARAGRTREAKKDHERAILVQIDQGEFDAEERLSELAELARTAGAEVVHRELVYRRHLKAGTLVGAGKLEELTSRAYHLDADLLIFGQELGPAQAREIEAATGLKILDRTQLILDIFALHAQGVESRLQVELAQLRYMKPRLLGAGAQLSRIGGSAGSAAGGSIGTRGPGETKLELDRRRINDRISFLEKQLESVAVRREERRKGRARNDIPVVSIVGYTNAGKSTLLNAFTHAAEEPRRVLAENKLFATLRPTSRQGYIEGVGPVVLTDTVGFIRDLPKDLSRAFRATLEEIGDADVLLHVVDAAGPGADTRYEAVNRILEDLGFRDMPTVVALNKADAAGPEALDRERERLSGVPVSALRNIGLTDLKDALAEAIGQVQRQELAQREEAQVRAAEYR; encoded by the coding sequence GTGCATGGCAACACCTCGGGCCTGCGCCCGGCGCAACTGAAGTCCCTGGGCAACCTCTACCGCCGCCGCATCGAGCCGGGGCGGGTGGGTTCGCCCGAACTCGCGCGCAACCTCGCCGAACTCTCGGACGACGTGCGGCGTGAGGTCAGCGTCCTGATCGACCGACGCGGGCGCGTGATCAGCGTGTCGGTGGCGGACGCGAAGGGCGCCGAACTGCCCGACCTCCGCCTCGGCGAGAACCGGCTGGCGGGCTTCCACCTGCTGCACACGCACCCGCGCGGCGGCGGGCTGAGCAAGGGCGACCTCTCCACCCTCTTCCTGAGGCGGCTCGACGCCGTGAGCGCCATCGAGGTTCGGAACGAGGGGCAGCCCGGGCTCGTCCACACCGCGCACCTCACCCCGCCCGGCACAGTCGGCGAGGAGGAGGACTGGCGCATCCTCGACCCGGTGCCGAGCTTCCAGATCGACAGCTTCGACCTCGGGGCGCAGGTCTCGGCGCTGGAGGAGGAGATGGCCCGCGCCGGGCGCACCCGCGAGGCGAAAAAGGACCACGAGCGCGCCATCCTCGTCCAGATCGACCAGGGCGAGTTCGACGCGGAGGAGCGGCTTTCCGAGCTGGCCGAACTCGCGCGCACGGCGGGGGCGGAGGTCGTGCACAGGGAACTCGTCTACCGCCGCCACCTCAAGGCGGGCACCCTGGTCGGCGCGGGCAAGCTCGAAGAACTCACGAGCCGGGCGTACCACCTCGACGCGGACCTGTTGATCTTCGGGCAGGAACTCGGCCCGGCCCAGGCACGGGAGATCGAAGCGGCGACCGGGCTCAAGATTCTCGACCGCACGCAACTGATCCTCGACATCTTCGCCCTGCACGCGCAGGGGGTGGAGTCGCGGCTGCAAGTCGAACTCGCGCAGCTCCGGTACATGAAGCCCCGGTTGCTCGGCGCGGGGGCCCAACTCTCGCGCATCGGCGGCAGTGCGGGCAGCGCGGCGGGCGGCTCCATCGGCACGCGCGGTCCCGGTGAGACGAAGCTGGAGCTCGACCGCCGCCGCATCAACGACCGCATCTCCTTCCTGGAAAAGCAGCTCGAAAGCGTCGCCGTCCGCCGCGAGGAGCGCCGCAAGGGCCGCGCCCGCAACGACATCCCGGTGGTCTCCATCGTGGGGTACACCAACGCGGGCAAGTCGACGCTTCTCAACGCCTTCACCCACGCCGCCGAGGAGCCGCGCCGGGTGCTCGCCGAGAACAAGCTCTTCGCCACCCTGCGCCCGACGAGCCGCCAGGGGTATATCGAGGGCGTGGGCCCGGTGGTCCTCACCGACACGGTGGGCTTCATCCGCGACCTGCCGAAGGACCTCTCCCGCGCCTTCCGCGCCACGCTGGAGGAGATCGGGGACGCCGACGTGCTCCTGCACGTGGTGGACGCGGCGGGCCCCGGCGCCGACACCCGCTACGAGGCGGTGAACCGGATTCTGGAGGACCTCGGCTTCCGCGACATGCCGACCGTCGTCGCGCTGAACAAGGCCGACGCCGCAGGGCCCGAGGCGCTCGACCGCGAGCGCGAGCGGCTGAGCGGCGTGCCCGTGAGCGCCCTGCGGAACATCGGCCTGACGGACCTCAAGGACGCCCTCGCCGAGGCCATCGGTCAGGTGCAGCGCCAGGAACTCGCCCAGCGCGAGGAGGCGCAGGTGCGGGCGGCGGAGTACCGCTGA
- the murJ gene encoding murein biosynthesis integral membrane protein MurJ yields MTVPPAAPDPNLPPQGPASPAPAPAPRRSLRVNTLIVMAGTLGSRLSGIVRQQIMNLFGNTLLDAFLVAVRIPNLLRELLAEGALVNSFIPVYKTLDAAGRRALASAFSGVLIAVNLLLMALGILAAPWIVDLLLAGQSNVDRALAIYMTQLVMPFLMLISLASVAMGLLNADEHFRESSFAPVAFNLASITALLLLPDTATWLAFGWLIGGVAQLVVQLPALRRFGLLPTPALARHPALGRVLRQMAPFTLTAGARQVLNVYVTRLLSNGQLFPAGTQAGYANAEALFTMVNGLFVVSPALALFPRFSQHAAEKNWLEFKNLTVQAIRTTTFLAAPMSALLVALAPYAVSIFNLRPEFDAARFAAGTGILRGWALALVPWAVVTLLLRTFYARERAREAVTVSALGFLLEVALYRLLVPRFGLLGFGISTTLSGLLMSGALIFLYRRALGFPSRAVVSHLIRVVPLALVAGGVAWLVSRLMPAPGFVVPGVVGLAVAGGVGLGVYLVGALALRMPEVAGVVRRLRR; encoded by the coding sequence GTGACCGTCCCGCCCGCCGCGCCCGATCCCAACCTCCCGCCGCAGGGCCCGGCCTCGCCCGCTCCGGCTCCGGCCCCTCGCCGCTCGCTGCGGGTAAACACCTTGATCGTGATGGCGGGGACGCTGGGGTCGCGGCTTTCCGGGATCGTGCGGCAGCAGATCATGAACCTCTTCGGGAACACGCTGCTCGACGCCTTTCTGGTCGCGGTACGTATTCCCAACCTGTTGCGGGAACTGCTCGCGGAGGGCGCGCTCGTCAACTCCTTCATCCCGGTGTACAAGACGCTGGACGCCGCCGGGCGCCGGGCGCTCGCCTCGGCCTTTAGCGGCGTGCTCATCGCGGTCAACCTGCTCCTGATGGCGCTGGGCATCCTGGCCGCGCCGTGGATCGTGGACCTGCTGCTGGCGGGGCAGTCCAACGTGGACCGGGCGCTGGCGATCTACATGACGCAACTCGTCATGCCCTTCCTGATGCTGATCAGCCTCGCGTCGGTGGCGATGGGACTGCTCAACGCCGACGAGCACTTCCGCGAGAGTTCTTTCGCGCCCGTCGCCTTCAACCTCGCCTCCATCACCGCCCTGTTGCTGCTCCCCGACACGGCGACATGGCTCGCCTTCGGGTGGCTGATCGGCGGGGTGGCGCAACTTGTCGTGCAGCTTCCGGCCCTGCGGCGGTTCGGGCTCCTGCCCACGCCCGCGCTCGCGCGGCACCCGGCGCTGGGGCGCGTGCTGCGGCAGATGGCCCCCTTCACGCTGACGGCGGGGGCGCGGCAGGTCCTCAACGTCTACGTCACCCGCCTGCTGAGCAACGGGCAACTGTTTCCGGCGGGCACCCAGGCCGGGTACGCCAACGCCGAGGCCCTCTTTACGATGGTCAACGGTCTTTTCGTGGTCTCGCCTGCCCTCGCCCTCTTCCCGCGCTTCTCGCAGCACGCCGCCGAGAAGAACTGGCTGGAGTTTAAAAACCTCACCGTGCAGGCGATCCGCACCACCACCTTCCTCGCCGCGCCGATGAGTGCCTTGCTCGTGGCGCTCGCCCCCTATGCCGTCAGCATCTTCAACCTGCGCCCGGAGTTCGACGCGGCGAGGTTCGCGGCGGGCACGGGCATCCTGCGGGGGTGGGCGCTCGCGCTCGTGCCGTGGGCGGTCGTCACCCTGCTGCTGCGGACCTTCTACGCCCGCGAGCGGGCCCGCGAGGCCGTGACGGTCAGCGCGCTGGGGTTCTTGCTGGAGGTGGCCCTGTACCGCCTGCTCGTGCCCAGGTTCGGGCTGCTGGGCTTCGGGATCAGCACGACGCTGAGCGGTCTGCTGATGTCGGGGGCGCTGATCTTCCTGTACCGGCGTGCTCTGGGCTTTCCCTCGCGGGCGGTCGTCTCGCACCTGATCCGGGTCGTGCCGCTCGCCCTCGTCGCGGGGGGTGTCGCCTGGCTCGTCTCTCGGCTGATGCCCGCTCCGGGGTTCGTCGTGCCGGGGGTGGTTGGGCTGGCGGTGGCGGGTGGGGTCGGGCTGGGGGTGTATCTGGTCGGGGCGCTGGCGTTGCGGATGCCGGAGGTGGCAGGGGTGGTGCGGCGGTTGAGGCGGTAG
- a CDS encoding diacylglycerol/lipid kinase family protein, with translation MTLDSPAAPRVAGADVTDATLIFNRGAGGSEHASPDLLVEALHGLGYRPVYRATDDEADLASALEGVRGTVFVAGGDGTVRAVALHLAGKGGVRLGILPMGTANNIGRTLGIEGAPPDVLARYGRARTVPFDLGRVTAPWGEDRFVEACGCGAFADVLAEYDPEGGKSPLRAVQALASTLRGFEPPPLALTLDGQAHPEAACALVEVMNTRATGPRLRLATTADPTDGRLNVIRVDAEQRDGMLASLAALARDEFEALPSVLSDEARVVEVPYVGQAFHVDGEVRPAQPGVTGTVRIEVWPGALQVLVPPNEGG, from the coding sequence ATGACCCTCGACTCTCCGGCGGCTCCGCGGGTGGCGGGCGCGGACGTGACGGACGCCACGCTGATCTTCAACCGGGGGGCGGGCGGCAGCGAGCACGCCAGCCCCGACCTCCTCGTGGAGGCGCTGCACGGGCTCGGCTACCGGCCCGTCTACCGCGCCACCGACGACGAGGCGGACCTCGCCTCTGCCCTGGAGGGCGTGCGCGGCACCGTCTTCGTGGCGGGTGGGGACGGCACGGTGCGCGCGGTGGCGTTGCACCTCGCCGGAAAGGGGGGCGTGCGGCTGGGCATCCTGCCGATGGGCACCGCGAACAACATCGGGCGGACGCTGGGCATCGAGGGGGCACCGCCGGACGTGCTCGCCCGGTATGGGCGGGCCCGAACCGTCCCGTTCGACCTCGGGCGGGTGACGGCCCCCTGGGGCGAGGACCGCTTCGTGGAGGCGTGCGGCTGCGGCGCCTTCGCCGACGTGCTCGCCGAGTACGACCCGGAAGGGGGCAAGAGCCCGCTGCGGGCCGTGCAGGCGCTGGCCTCGACCCTGCGCGGTTTCGAGCCGCCGCCCCTGGCCCTCACGCTCGACGGTCAGGCACACCCGGAAGCGGCCTGCGCCCTCGTGGAGGTGATGAATACCAGGGCGACCGGCCCCCGCCTGCGTCTCGCCACGACCGCCGATCCCACCGACGGGCGGCTGAACGTGATCCGGGTGGACGCGGAGCAACGCGACGGGATGCTCGCCTCCCTCGCGGCCCTGGCACGGGACGAGTTCGAGGCGTTGCCCAGCGTCCTGAGCGACGAGGCGCGGGTGGTCGAGGTGCCCTACGTCGGGCAGGCCTTCCACGTCGACGGCGAGGTGCGGCCCGCGCAGCCGGGCGTGACGGGCACCGTGAGGATCGAGGTCTGGCCGGGCGCCCTTCAGGTCCTCGTGCCGCCGAACGAGGGAGGCTAG
- a CDS encoding PHP-associated domain-containing protein produces the protein MRLDLHTHTEVSHDCRTPLRSVPAWMLRTNTRVIAVTDHDQQRGGPELARIVADLGLDDRLSVIPGEEVTTREGELIGLFLRERVPPGLTPEETVREIKAQGGLVMLQHGFDPLKRYRLRPEATARIADQVDLVETFNSRLSRHRWNRVAAAWARERGLPECAGSDAHTLRDIGEAWVETPFRLIRTPGDLVAALREGVVAGRWTHPLYAYGRKQWRVLNGRLRRGE, from the coding sequence ATGCGTTTGGACCTCCACACCCACACCGAGGTCAGCCACGACTGCCGCACGCCGCTGCGCAGCGTTCCCGCCTGGATGCTGCGCACAAACACGCGCGTCATCGCCGTCACCGACCACGACCAGCAGCGCGGCGGCCCCGAACTCGCCCGCATCGTCGCCGACCTCGGGCTGGACGACCGCCTCAGCGTCATCCCCGGTGAGGAGGTCACCACCCGCGAGGGCGAGCTGATCGGCCTCTTCCTGAGGGAACGCGTCCCGCCGGGGCTCACCCCCGAGGAGACCGTCCGCGAGATCAAGGCGCAGGGCGGCCTGGTGATGCTTCAGCACGGCTTCGACCCCCTCAAGCGTTACCGCCTGAGGCCCGAGGCGACGGCGCGGATCGCGGACCAGGTGGACCTCGTGGAGACCTTCAACTCCCGCCTCTCGCGCCACCGCTGGAACCGGGTGGCCGCCGCGTGGGCGCGCGAGCGCGGCCTGCCGGAGTGTGCCGGGAGCGACGCCCACACCCTGCGCGACATCGGGGAGGCGTGGGTGGAGACGCCCTTCCGGCTCATCCGCACGCCCGGGGATCTGGTCGCCGCCCTGCGCGAAGGGGTGGTCGCGGGGCGCTGGACCCACCCCCTCTACGCCTACGGGCGCAAGCAGTGGCGGGTGCTGAACGGACGCCTCAGGCGAGGGGAATAA
- a CDS encoding YdcF family protein, whose amino-acid sequence MRATGSGLPLLPLALSGLLVAAFLLAPGARVPPAQPPHPVLVVLGAAQYAGRPSPAFQRRLDHALSLYRAGGIQTVVVTGGRQPGDPHSEGEVGVTYLHRQGVPSAALLAETRSRTTVENLRNARASLPPHTPVTLVTDEAHAPRALALAHALGMNANASPSPLSDRPDPRYLLREKLALLAYSLLGVGR is encoded by the coding sequence ATGCGCGCCACGGGCTCGGGCCTCCCCCTGCTGCCGCTCGCCCTCTCCGGGCTGCTGGTGGCCGCCTTCCTGCTGGCCCCCGGCGCGCGCGTGCCCCCCGCCCAGCCGCCCCACCCCGTCCTGGTGGTCCTCGGCGCCGCCCAGTACGCGGGCAGACCCAGCCCCGCCTTCCAGCGCAGGCTCGACCACGCTCTGAGCCTCTACCGGGCGGGCGGGATTCAGACCGTCGTGGTGACGGGAGGCCGCCAGCCCGGCGACCCCCACAGCGAGGGCGAGGTCGGCGTGACGTACCTGCACCGCCAAGGCGTGCCGTCCGCCGCCCTCCTTGCCGAGACACGCAGCCGCACGACGGTGGAGAACCTGCGCAATGCCCGCGCGTCCCTGCCCCCCCACACCCCCGTCACCCTCGTGACCGACGAGGCCCACGCACCGCGCGCCCTGGCCCTGGCGCACGCCCTCGGCATGAACGCGAACGCGAGCCCCAGCCCGCTCAGCGACCGACCAGACCCCCGCTACCTGCTGCGGGAGAAGCTGGCGCTCTTGGCGTACTCGTTGCTGGGGGTGGGGAGGTAA